Proteins co-encoded in one Corylus avellana chromosome ca9, CavTom2PMs-1.0 genomic window:
- the LOC132192363 gene encoding organelle RRM domain-containing protein 2, mitochondrial-like isoform X1, with protein MALRPGLVRRFLSTSVFSSQSSVSASAFAANASDKLAVSPSTTLFVHGLNKRTTSEKLQEAFSQFGEVVHARVVTDRATGYSKGYGFVNYATLEDSENGVKGMDGETLEGWVIFAEYARPRIPPGQSASPETYPPY; from the exons ATGGCGCTCAGGCCCGGACTTGTGAGGCGGTTTCTATCCACTTCAGTATTCTCTTCTCAATCCTCTGTTTCTGCTTCGGCCTTTGCTGCTAATGCTAGTGATAAGCTTGCTGTTTCTCCTTCGACGACCCTATTTGTCCACG GGCTTAACAAGAGAACCACATCAGAGAAACTTCAGGAAGCTTTCTCTCAATTTGGCGAAGTTGTTCACG CCAGGGTGGTGACAGACCGTGCTACTGGATACTCAAAAGGCTATGGATTTGTGAACTATGCCACCTTAGAAGATTCAGAGAACGGAGTGAAAGGGATGGATGGAGAG ACTCTTGAAGGATGGGTAATTTTTGCTGAATACGCTAGACCGAGAATTCCTCCAGGACAGTCGGCATCTCCAGAAACTTACCCACCTTACTAG
- the LOC132192363 gene encoding organelle RRM domain-containing protein 2, mitochondrial-like isoform X2 translates to MALRPGLVRRFLSTSVFSSQSSVSASAFAANASDKLAVSPSTTLFVHGLNKRTTSEKLQEAFSQFGEVVHARVVTDRATGYSKGYGFVNYATLEDSENGVKGMDGEVCLP, encoded by the exons ATGGCGCTCAGGCCCGGACTTGTGAGGCGGTTTCTATCCACTTCAGTATTCTCTTCTCAATCCTCTGTTTCTGCTTCGGCCTTTGCTGCTAATGCTAGTGATAAGCTTGCTGTTTCTCCTTCGACGACCCTATTTGTCCACG GGCTTAACAAGAGAACCACATCAGAGAAACTTCAGGAAGCTTTCTCTCAATTTGGCGAAGTTGTTCACG CCAGGGTGGTGACAGACCGTGCTACTGGATACTCAAAAGGCTATGGATTTGTGAACTATGCCACCTTAGAAGATTCAGAGAACGGAGTGAAAGGGATGGATGGAGAGGTCTGTCTACCTTGA
- the LOC132192039 gene encoding uncharacterized protein LOC132192039 — MSAGVCGKRVGFEELFGSSSPTSCSAAKRARRSGSGSDFGSGSEDSVAALLQMFPDLDPELVTTVCTNHNNKIEDAIESLRSLAFTDVSARNKSQSLDSTFIDNCAGVPGQSTAAWGQMSDQRVEDVEDMRSTADYGNTSESSKWVDLFVHEMMNARDMDDARGRAVRILEAFEQSITAPSRASEELEHASLKDHLQSLLNDNQILKRAVAIQHERHLEQEERTKGVEQLKHVLNQYQEKVRSLELTNYGLKLDLQRAQGQFHPHRY; from the exons ATGTCTGCGGGGGTTTGCGGCAAGCGGGTCGGATTCGAAGAATTGTTCGGATCTTCGTCTCCGACGTCCTGCTCTGCGGCTAAGCGAGCCAGGAGGTCCGGTTCCGGATCGGATTTCGGATCCGGATCCGAGGACTCCGTCGCAGCTTTGCTCCAAATGTTTCCTGACTTGGATCCCGAG TTGGTGACAACAGTTTGTACAAATCACAATAACAAGATTGAAGATGCTATTGAGAGTCTACGATCACTTGCCTTTACTGATGTTAGTGCAAGAAATAAATCACAAAGCTTGGATTCAACATTTATTGATAATTGTGCTGGTGTTCCTGGTCAAAGCACAGCGGCGT GGGGTCAAATGTCGGATCAGAGAGTTGAAGATGTGGAGGACATGAGATCAACCGCTGATTATGGAAATACGTCGGAGAGTTCCAAGTGGGTGGATTTGTTTGTGCATGAAATGATGAATGCAAGAGACATGGATGATGCTAGGGGACGTGCTGTTAGGATCCTAGAGGCTTTTGAACAAAGTATAACTGCGCCCTCGAGGGCTTCAGAGGAG CTGGAACATGCTTCTCTAAAGGATCATCTGCAGAGCTTGTTAAATGACAATCAGATTTTAAAGAGAGCGGTTGCCATCCAGCACGAACGCCATTTGGAGCAAGAAGAGAGGACAAAAGGAGTGGAACAGCTAAAGCATGTGTTAAACCAGTATCAAGAAAAAGTTCGAAGTTTAGAG CTGACCAACTACGGCTTGAAGCTCGATCTGCAGCGGGCACAAGGACAATTTCACCCACACAGATATTGA